The DNA region aagatttaaataaaaacacaagtGTGCAAGGTATACCCCACCTTAATAGTTCTACTGGACAACTCTACAGTACGCTCTTCACTGCACCATTAACAAATGtgaaaacttttaaaatatttgcaaccattttatttcttaaatatccAAACTGAAGCATGGTCTAGAGGAGGATGAAAGCATAAACCTTTATCCATAACTACATTAAAAAGAACAATTACGCATTTAAAGAAGTCATTTCAGTGATAAGAAGTTAAACTTGCATAGAACAAAGCAAGTACTAGAGATAGGCGTTAAGTGTGCAGTCCCACCCACTTGAAAAGCATCTCTCAATCCAGGCTGGAAGCTAAACTGGGCACCATATTTTTAAGTCtttaaaaaagcatttttaaTTAATGAGTTCAAGCATTTTGTAACACATCTCCAGGAGagacaggacttgaacccagactttcTGGCCCTGAGGTGGTGACACAACTGTCCCACGAGACCCTGTACTTGTGTTTAAGGCGTCAAAAGCTCTCACAAATTTGAACAATGAAATGCTGGTGGTATCACCAGTGGACAGTTAAATGGAAACTAAACATTAGGTGCTGTAGCTGAGAGACAGGCAGAAAGCATGTTCCAGATTAAAGTTCAAAACCACCAACACTGTACAATGAGTTTGTTTAAAATGATACAAAAGCATATCATCAATGGGAGGGAGCATGATGGGTATAAATCAGCCTTGTATTGAGGAATATAAAAATTCTCTGGCAAGTGGAATACAACATAATGTTATAATATCAAAGCATGGCTTAAATAGGATTCAAGATTCAGGCCACAAGACATCATACACGAGAATTCATAAtgcagaaacagagagtgagaaaactgatagaaggaagaaaaaaaacaaatcacatTATCTGCTCAGTATCCTTAGATAATGGGTGCAACATCAATCCAATATAAAGTGACAGAGTAAACAAAAATATGAAAAGTATGCACCTTCTTTCTCCAGTGTTTCACCCTCCAGAAAAAGAATTAAAACTGTACTGCTCTAGTGTATGGAATATAAATTGTCAGAAGCTAAAATTTGGGGCAGGGTATACTAAACATGACAGCCTGTAAGAATAACTCAATGATGCCTCACAACACAATAAAGACACCAACTAGAATCTCAAGTGTGTGCATCGGTTCAGCAATCTGCATGGTTGTGGACCACACTTACTGCTGATCATTGCTTATATCAGAGGCTTCTTTCTTCACTTCTAGTGTTAAAAAGCACCTTCGTTGCTTCATGATTTGTGATCACTGCCACACAAAACTCATTTGATAGAAGCTATAAAATCATCCTCATtgcatttaatttaaaattttctcTTTAAGGAAGCAAACTACAATAACTGGGAGCATTGGCTAAACTCAACttagaaaaaaaacctttgcCTTGTGAAATGGATAATTCTAGGACTGACTTGGAAAGTTGCATGTCTCATTCCCCCCAGTTCATATTTCACCTGAACCACTCTCCAGGAAAAATAAACATACACAAGACAAATTAAGTGGCATATATACAGTACAAAAGGTTAACTCGGAATACTATAAAACTGCTCCATGCAATGTGCCTTCATGAAACAAACGTTTAAGAATATTTAACTGTGCCTACAGTGCGATCATTAAATACCAATCAATTAATATGGCTATTTAACCTATCTTCGCTTATAAAACTAACAGGAGACCTCAACTTTCAACAGCAGTGTCCATGTTCTTAATATCTACCTATATCAGAAAAatcaagacattttaaaaattactaaaTACTGAGTGGTGCAGCAGTCCCTACAGTGAAAACCATGTCAAACCCAAAGCAATTAAAGCTGTTCCACCCCATAAAATTCATCTCTGACAGCTTACATACCACAGACAGATAAAGATATAGCAACATGCTGAAGCAGTCAAAAACATAAATAGCAACTAAATAACAGTACAGAATCACTTTAGCACCTCAACACCGTATCCATTGGGCTGGATAGTTCACTGTACAAAGGTTTTAGAAAACAAGGCCTTTTTAGTTTTTGTCACATACCGAGGGATTCCAAACTGTCTACCTTCAGCCATTATTGTCCACATCAGTAGCAGATGGCAAGTTCAAGTTCAGAAAAGGCAAGATATGCAGCTGACAATGTAAACAACTCCATTCAGATCTGAATTCTCAGGAGACTAAGAGGCTTGCCAGTAAAGGTTGGCAGCCACAGATTCCCAATGCAAGGAACACAATTAAGGCATAGGACTGCTTTAGATCACAGCAGCATGATGACTAGGGTCAAGATTCAACACGTTAACTTTCCAAGTCCTTTAACAGATCAAAATCCACAGTGCAAGTTTGGAGTATGGATGGGAAAAAGGGAGTAATTCAGGATCTGGTCTCAAAAGCTGGACAAGTGTGTCACATTTTGAAACAACGGCAAGACATCTAGAACCTGGCCCTCTTTGCTCAGTTGAAAACTGCAGCAATTAAACACTAATTGAGATCCACAATCACCTGACAGGCAGCAATGTGAAGCTGTTGGTTTGCGGGCTTCGGTGGTGCAGTAgatgtgtccctacctctgggccagaataCCCAAGTTcaggtctcacctgctccaggggCACATCATAGAGTCTGAACAGGCTTATTAAAAATATCTATTAAGCCACTGGTCTAACAGTCCACTTCCACTTTGGATAAGGGTAGGACCTGCTTTATCCATCTACCCTATAACTGTATTGTAGAGTGAGAGTGCAGGTCAATGGCTTTATTCCAGCAGCAGCTTCATTCCAGTTCCCCTGCGTCTAACATGACATGCATGGCTTTGCATTCAAAACAGAGGTAGGCTCAAAAAGACAACTCTTCCCTCGTACaatcacaaactttaaaaaaaaaatcttcaaatccAGCTTTTGGgggaaagaaaagcaaaagtcacagaatacacacacacacacacacacacacacacacatacatacacagcgcaatgattaatttttttaaaatgttcaaccTATTTCTAGGATACAATAAGGAGTACTTTGATCTGTTCTCATAAGGCCCTGTGCAGCTGCCCAGAGGCATATTTGTTCAATGTCGTTGGTAGGCCCCAAACCAATAGATAAAAATATTTACAGTCTCTAACTCCCCAAATCACATACATTGATCGGAAACATTGCTCCATGTTGATAATGGAGGCCTGAGTAGAAAATGAGCAATAGGACTGCGCCAGCATTGCTCCCCGTTGAAAGTGAGGGGTGTGTCTTTGGCTTGCAGAAGTCAGTCAGTAGCCTGTCACAGTGAGGTAGCTCCTCAGGAGCTGACCAGGATCTCCATGATGTGATCCAGGTCATTCAGGTCAGTCCTTGAATTTGCATTGGCTCCCAGTGAAGAAGAGGAATTGCATGAGGTGAAAGTCTTAGCCAGGTCATCGGCCACACCAGGGGGCACTGTTCGGCCACTGGGAGCCGGCCCCACTGTAGCCACATCGCAGTCACACACAGAGGTGTCAATGTCAAGAAAAAGGTCATCCAAGGTAACACCTACAAGGTAACTGGAGCTCATGATTTCAAAGCTGCCAAACACAGACTCCAAAGGTCTACAGGGCTCTGAGGGCTGGATTTCCTCTTTATCCCAGTCTTCTGCCATTGTGTCCATTGCTTCTGGCATGTCTAGATTGTcttgtgggtttgatggtgaaggGCTTCCATCAACAATGATGTCAAGGTCCCGGAGGATGGAGTTGATGGCAGAGGAGAGGGAGTGGTCCTCATCAGAGGTAGCAGACATAAAGTCCTCAAGGCCATCACTGAATCCAGCAGGGTGGCTCTCTGTCGTCAGCCTTGATGGTGGGGCATCCCGCTGGCTGCCAGATTCCAAACACCCAGAATCCAAGGTCATGGCAGATGCCAGTTGGCTGCTCTCCAGCCGGATCTCTTCCTGGATCTGCCGCAGGGTGTTAGCAATCAGTACAGTGCGCCGAAGGCTGAGCTCGGGCAGAGCCCGCCCATTCTGCATCTTATTCAGTGAGGTATTGAGTACCAGCTGCCTCTTGAGGCTGTAGGACTCTGGACAGTCAGCAAGGTTCTGACAGGAATCCAGACCCCCATCGGCATGGCGTTTCCGCTTCACACCCTTTCCAACCATTGAGACCTGCCAAGATAAAGGACAGCTGTTAACATTGTACAGAGCCCTAGAGAGATGGCTCATATCTGTGCCAATACTA from Stegostoma tigrinum isolate sSteTig4 chromosome 39, sSteTig4.hap1, whole genome shotgun sequence includes:
- the LOC125447813 gene encoding SERTA domain-containing protein 2-like, with protein sequence MVGKGVKRKRHADGGLDSCQNLADCPESYSLKRQLVLNTSLNKMQNGRALPELSLRRTVLIANTLRQIQEEIRLESSQLASAMTLDSGCLESGSQRDAPPSRLTTESHPAGFSDGLEDFMSATSDEDHSLSSAINSILRDLDIIVDGSPSPSNPQDNLDMPEAMDTMAEDWDKEEIQPSEPCRPLESVFGSFEIMSSSYLVGVTLDDLFLDIDTSVCDCDVATVGPAPSGRTVPPGVADDLAKTFTSCNSSSSLGANANSRTDLNDLDHIMEILVSS